A single genomic interval of Helicoverpa armigera isolate CAAS_96S chromosome 13, ASM3070526v1, whole genome shotgun sequence harbors:
- the LOC110381286 gene encoding uncharacterized protein LOC110381286 → MKTVLLLVVVIAAVAYARDVVSSTDADQDVVQYRNRRSLISKWAKTVGDTVENVLDKTVETLQKPAGDSGVTEDDTTDENSSSDTASTNSRKKRWLLLPIKDIVSGTAQHVKDDVKKVVGGTVDAVGDTLGAVGSTVGAVGDTLGAIGSNVNAVGEAITGKGKGTAESDDTTASDEENASSDTASSSDNASSDTASSSDNASLDTASSSDNASSDTASSSDNASSDTASSSDNASSDTASSSDNASSDTASSSDNASSDTASTNSRKKRWLLLPIKDIVSGTAQHVKDDVKKVVGGTVDAVGDTLGAVGSTVGAVGDTLGGIGSAVGAVGETITGKGKGTAESDDTTASDEENASSDTASSSDNASSDTASSSDNASSDTASTNSRKKRWLLLPIKDIVSGTAQHVKDDVKKVVGGTVDAVGDTLGAVGSTVGAVGDTLGAIGSNVNAVGEAITGKGKGTAESDDTTASDEENASSDTASSSDNASSDTASSSDNASLDTASSSDNASSDTASSSDNASSDTASSSDNASSDTASSSDNASSDTASSSDNASSDTASSSDNASSDTASSSDNASSDTASSSDNASSDTASTNSRKKRWLLLPIKDIVSGTAQHVKDDVKKVVGGTVDAVGDTLGAVGSTVGAVGDTLGGIGSAVGAVGETITGKGKGTAESDDTTTSDEENSSSDTASSSDNASSDTASSSDNASSDTASTNSRKKRSLKDSVKKVIGGAVDAIDSTVDAVGGTLEAITGWGKGNTTSDEEDEQDSSKTASTDQENASSDTA, encoded by the exons ATGAAGACTGTTCTACTGTTGGTTGTTGTTatt GCTGCAGTAGCGTATGCGCGAGATGTAGTGAGTAGCACCGACGCAGACCAAG ATGTAGTACAGTACAGAAACAGGCGTTCCCTAATCTCAAAGTGGGCGAAAACTGTAGGAGACACCGTTGAAAATGTTTTGGATAAAACTGTTGAAACTCTTCAAAAACCTGCTGGTGACtcag GCGTGACAGAGGACGACACAACCGATGAAAATTCATCTTCTGACACAGCTTCAACAAATAGCCGAAAGAAGC GTTGGTTATTATTACCGATAAAAGATATTGTATCAGGAACTGCTCAACACGTCAAAGATGACGTGAAGAAGGTTGTAGGAGGCACCGTGGATGCAGTTGGAGATACGCTGGGTGCTGTTGGCAGCACGGTAGGTGCTGTTGGAGACACGCTGGGTGCTATTGGCAGCAATGTAAATGCTGTTGGAGAAGCAATAACAGGAAAGGGTAAAGGCACCGCTGAGAGTGATGACACTACCGCAAGCGATGAGGAGAATGCATCTTCGGACACCGCTTCAAGCTCTGATAATGCATCTTCAGACACCGCTTCAAGCTCAGATAATGCATCTTTAGACACCGCTTCAAGCTCAGATAATGCATCTTCGGACACCGCTTCAAGCTCGGATAATGCATCTTCGGACACCGCTTCAAGCTCGGATAATGCATCTTCAGACACCGCTTCAAGCTCAGATAATGCATCTTCAGACACCGCTTCAAGCTCTGATAATGCATCTTCGGACACAGCATCAACAAATAGCCGAAAGAAGCGTTGGTTATTATTACCGATAAAAGATATTGTATCAGGAACTGCTCAACACGTCAAAGATGACGTGAAGAAGGTTGTAGGAGGCACCGTGGATGCAGTTGGAGATACGCTGGGTGCTGTTGGCAGCACGGTAGGCGCTGTTGGAGACACGCTGGGTGGTATTGGCAGTGCGGTAGGTGCTGTTGGAGAAACAATAACAGGAAAGGGTAAAGGCACCGCTGAGAGTGATGACACTACCGCAAGCGATGAGGAGAATGCATCTTCGGACACCGCTTCAAGCTCTGATAATGCATCTTCAGACACCGCTTCAAGCTCAGATAATGCATCTTCGGACACAGCATCAACAAATAGCCGAAAGAAGCGTTGGTTATTATTACCGATAAAAGATATTGTATCAGGAACTGCTCAACACGTCAAAGATGACGTGAAGAAGGTTGTAGGAGGCACCGTGGATGCTGTTGGAGATACGCTGGGTGCTGTTGGCAGCACGGTAGGTGCTGTTGGAGACACGCTGGGTGCTATTGGCAGCAATGTAAATGCTGTTGGAGAAGCAATAACAGGAAAGGGTAAAGGCACCGCTGAGAGTGATGACACTACCGCAAGCGATGAGGAGAATGCATCTTCGGACACCGCTTCAAGCTCTGATAATGCATCTTCAGACACCGCTTCAAGCTCAGATAATGCATCTTTAGACACCGCTTCAAGCTCAGATAATGCATCTTCAGACACCGCTTCAAGCTCAGATAATGCATCTTCGGACACCGCTTCAAGCTCGGATAATGCATCTTCAGACACCGCTTCAAGCTCTGATAATGCATCTTCAGACACCGCTTCAAGCTCGGATAATGCATCTTCGGACACCGCTTCAAGCTCGGATAATGCATCTTCAGACACCGCTTCAAGCTCGGATAATGCATCTTCAGACACCGCTTCAAGCTCTGATAATGCATCTTCGGACACAGCATCAACAAATAGCCGAAAGAAGCGTTGGTTATTATTACCGATAAAAGATATTGTATCAGGAACTGCTCAACACGTCAAAGATGACGTGAAGAAGGTTGTAGGAGGCACCGTGGATGCAGTTGGAGATACGCTGGGTGCTGTTGGCAGCACGGTAGGCGCTGTTGGAGACACGCTGGGTGGTATTGGCAGTGCGGTAGGTGCTGTTGGAGAAACAATAACAGGAAAGGGTAAAGGCACCGCTGAGAGTGATGACACTACCACAAGCGATGAGGAGAATTCATCTTCGGACACCGCTTCAAGCTCTGATAATGCATCTTCAGACACCGCTTCAAGCTCTGATAATGCATCTTCGGACACCGCTTCAACAAATAGCCGAAAGAAGCGTTCACTCAAAGATAGCGTGAAGAAGGTTATAGGAGGCGCCGTGGATGCTATTGACAGCACCGTAGATGCTGTTGGAGGCACGTTGGAAGCAATAACAGGATGGGGTAAAGGTAATACCACAAGCGATGAGGAGGATGAGCAGGATTCATCTAAAACCGCTTCAACCGATCAGGAGAATGCATCTTCGGACACCGCTTGA